The following proteins are encoded in a genomic region of Paenibacillus sp. FSL H3-0469:
- a CDS encoding bZIP transcription factor: protein MKIQPGSLWLAAAMLAVTVTGCSSGSAGAGRELTEKLKAEISELKKENKFLKEENEALKKDLVVRPVTAKEEGGTAELLSTGDSPAAADSGDEYKRIVKGTPLRIDDTGEYTITKTSFSKIVYPSNPGSYYTYYEAKEPGTTYLAITLKVKNLAGQAINAGGVADVEVTYDNKYVYSTFATMEKNGGEEFTYTNISTIGPLKYGTLVFLAEVPDEVKSSGKPLYADFEIEGETYRYTIKK from the coding sequence ATGAAAATCCAACCAGGGAGTCTCTGGCTTGCTGCTGCTATGCTTGCGGTAACCGTAACCGGCTGTTCTTCGGGCAGTGCAGGCGCTGGCAGAGAGCTCACGGAGAAGCTGAAGGCAGAGATTAGTGAGCTGAAGAAGGAGAATAAGTTTTTAAAGGAAGAGAATGAAGCGCTGAAGAAGGATCTTGTTGTAAGGCCTGTGACAGCGAAAGAGGAAGGCGGCACGGCTGAACTTCTAAGTACCGGGGACAGCCCGGCAGCCGCTGATTCCGGCGATGAATACAAGCGGATCGTAAAGGGCACGCCACTCAGGATTGATGATACGGGTGAATATACTATTACCAAGACATCATTCAGCAAAATAGTTTATCCGTCGAATCCGGGTTCATACTACACCTACTATGAAGCCAAGGAACCGGGGACAACCTATCTGGCGATCACCTTGAAGGTGAAAAATCTGGCAGGCCAAGCCATCAATGCGGGTGGAGTAGCGGATGTGGAAGTGACATATGACAACAAATATGTGTACAGCACCTTCGCGACGATGGAGAAGAACGGTGGTGAAGAATTCACCTATACCAATATCTCGACGATTGGACCGCTGAAGTATGGTACGCTGGTGTTCCTGGCCGAGGTTCCTGATGAAGTGAAGTCGAGCGGCAAGCCGCTATATGCGGATTTCGAGATTGAGGGCGAAACCTACCGTTATACCATAAAGAAATAA
- a CDS encoding BadF/BadG/BcrA/BcrD ATPase family protein encodes MAYYLGIDGGGSKTYALICDEQGRILGKGRSGNGNHQTSVTQAENSIREAAFSALAEAGLRLDQLRQAYLGLAGADRQTDYNILHPLIRRIGFAQYTISGDTMIGLRAGTDRPYGVALICGTGTNAAGLSPQGRHFQCGGFDYMYGDFGGGGALNIEVFRTVIRAWDGREAPTLLTQPLLRLLGYEHVEDMYDDFLDHGKQVPLDAARLLFPAAAEGDAAALAILNRQGVELGKSAAAVIHRLGMENDEFDVVLAGSLLTRGDRGWIRGPIEQAVREAAPRGAVVTLSTEPVVGALWSALESDGITVSQEMYETMRAYKEFELIPTIITRQE; translated from the coding sequence TTGGCTTACTACTTGGGGATCGACGGGGGAGGCAGCAAAACCTACGCCCTCATATGCGATGAACAAGGCCGCATCCTCGGCAAAGGCCGGAGCGGCAACGGCAATCACCAGACCAGCGTAACGCAGGCAGAGAATAGCATCCGCGAAGCAGCCTTCAGCGCGCTGGCCGAAGCCGGGCTCCGGCTGGACCAGCTCCGCCAGGCCTACCTCGGGCTGGCCGGGGCGGACCGCCAGACCGATTATAACATTCTGCATCCGCTGATCCGCCGGATCGGCTTCGCGCAGTACACGATCAGCGGCGATACGATGATCGGCCTGCGGGCGGGGACAGACCGCCCCTACGGCGTAGCCCTGATCTGCGGCACCGGTACCAATGCGGCAGGCCTGAGTCCGCAGGGCCGACATTTCCAGTGCGGCGGCTTCGATTATATGTACGGAGATTTCGGCGGCGGCGGCGCGCTGAATATCGAGGTGTTCCGCACGGTCATCCGGGCCTGGGACGGCCGCGAGGCTCCTACGCTGCTGACGCAGCCGCTCCTCAGGCTGCTTGGCTATGAGCATGTGGAAGACATGTACGACGACTTCCTGGATCACGGGAAGCAGGTGCCGCTGGATGCGGCCCGCCTGCTGTTCCCGGCAGCGGCGGAGGGCGATGCCGCCGCGCTGGCGATCTTGAACCGCCAGGGCGTAGAGCTGGGCAAATCGGCGGCGGCTGTCATTCATCGGCTCGGCATGGAGAATGATGAGTTCGATGTGGTGCTGGCCGGAAGCCTGCTGACCCGGGGCGACCGCGGCTGGATTCGCGGCCCGATTGAGCAGGCAGTGCGCGAAGCGGCACCAAGGGGGGCAGTGGTCACACTGTCCACCGAGCCTGTAGTCGGCGCTCTCTGGTCGGCGCTGGAGAGTGACGGGATCACCGTCAGCCAGGAAATGTATGAGACGATGCGTGCTTACAAGGAATTTGAGCTTATTCCAACGATCATCACCAGACAGGAGTGA
- a CDS encoding 6-phospho-beta-glucosidase — protein sequence MTANQGLKIAVIGGGSSYTPELVEGFILHYKELPVRELWLVDIEAGLHKLNIVGALAKRMVEKSGLPIKVHLTTDRREAIAGADFVSTQIRVGMLDARARDEAIPLKYGVIGQETTGPGGMLKALRTIPVILGICRDIEELAPDAWLLNFTNPAGMVTEAVLRYSKVKSIGLCNAPIGLIKQVSAKYDTAPDRIYAEFVGLNHLHWITRIDVEGEDKLQEMLKDTAGYSAKNVPAREWNPEFLQSLHALPSYYLKYFYMTDAMLAEQQEAAAQGGNRAEVVKRVEEELFAIYSDLALDEKPKQLEQRGGAFYSEAAVNLMRSLYNGTNDIQTLNVANRGILDFLPDDASIEVNCVVTKTGPLPLPLTKIPPMATGLIHAVKTYEQLAIDAAVTGDRSLAIQALAHHPLVPSVEVAIAMLDEMLEANREYLPAFFGEAAAPAPVL from the coding sequence TTGACAGCGAACCAAGGTCTTAAGATTGCCGTAATTGGCGGGGGCTCCTCCTATACCCCCGAACTGGTAGAAGGCTTCATTCTGCATTATAAGGAGCTCCCGGTCAGGGAGCTATGGCTTGTAGATATTGAAGCAGGCCTGCACAAGCTGAATATCGTAGGCGCTCTGGCGAAGCGCATGGTGGAGAAGTCCGGCCTCCCGATCAAGGTCCACCTCACTACCGACCGCCGCGAAGCGATTGCCGGGGCGGACTTCGTCAGCACGCAGATTCGCGTCGGTATGCTGGATGCCCGCGCCCGCGACGAGGCGATTCCGCTGAAATATGGCGTGATCGGCCAGGAGACGACCGGTCCCGGCGGCATGCTGAAGGCACTGCGCACCATCCCGGTCATTCTCGGCATCTGCCGGGATATCGAGGAGCTGGCGCCGGACGCCTGGCTGCTCAACTTCACCAACCCGGCAGGCATGGTCACCGAAGCCGTGCTGCGGTACTCCAAGGTGAAGAGTATCGGCCTGTGCAATGCCCCGATTGGCCTGATTAAGCAGGTATCAGCCAAGTATGACACTGCCCCGGACCGGATCTATGCCGAGTTCGTCGGCCTGAACCACCTGCACTGGATTACCCGCATTGATGTGGAGGGTGAAGACAAGCTGCAGGAGATGCTGAAGGATACCGCTGGCTACAGTGCAAAGAATGTTCCGGCACGCGAATGGAACCCCGAGTTCCTGCAGTCGCTGCACGCCTTGCCTTCGTATTATCTGAAGTACTTCTACATGACCGATGCGATGCTCGCAGAGCAGCAGGAAGCCGCCGCGCAAGGCGGGAACCGCGCCGAAGTCGTCAAGCGTGTGGAAGAGGAACTGTTCGCCATCTACAGCGACCTTGCGCTGGATGAGAAGCCGAAGCAGCTGGAGCAGCGCGGCGGAGCCTTTTATTCGGAAGCAGCCGTGAACCTGATGCGCTCGCTCTACAACGGGACCAATGACATTCAGACGTTGAATGTGGCGAACCGGGGCATTCTGGACTTCCTGCCGGATGATGCCAGCATCGAAGTCAACTGTGTCGTGACTAAGACTGGCCCCCTCCCGCTCCCGCTGACCAAGATTCCGCCGATGGCCACAGGACTGATCCACGCCGTGAAAACCTATGAGCAGCTAGCCATCGACGCCGCTGTCACCGGAGACCGCAGCCTGGCGATCCAGGCGTTAGCCCACCACCCGCTCGTCCCTTCTGTGGAAGTAGCCATCGCCATGCTGGATGAGATGCTGGAGGCGAATAGGGAGTATCTGCCGGCCTTTTTCGGAGAAGCGGCCGCCCCTGCACCCGTCTTATAA
- a CDS encoding AraC family transcriptional regulator has product MEPIFQIEQLKRIGHFNMDTDHFHDFYEIYYLLSGQRHYYIRNRMYALEAGDLVFINKNHLHRTTGGSRLPHERVLISFDDAYLEPVAPGPGWMNVFEGESFLLRPTAHEQGGIADLLQAMLEEQKDGQLWSTEYTRLLLQQLLITLERIRRAKPALVSPEQSEGQRRVYSIIEYLDNHYSERLSLGGIAERFFISATYLCRIFKQTTGFTIIEYLNYVRIREAKVLLTQTDRPITRVAAEAGFESIAHFGRKFKAITGRSPLQYRKQHRG; this is encoded by the coding sequence GTGGAACCTATTTTCCAGATTGAGCAGCTGAAGCGCATCGGGCATTTCAATATGGATACTGACCATTTCCATGATTTCTACGAAATATATTATCTGCTGTCCGGCCAGCGGCACTACTATATCCGCAACCGCATGTACGCGCTGGAGGCCGGAGACCTCGTGTTTATTAATAAAAATCACCTGCACCGCACAACCGGCGGAAGCCGTCTTCCGCATGAGCGGGTCCTGATCAGCTTCGATGATGCCTATCTGGAGCCTGTGGCTCCCGGCCCGGGCTGGATGAATGTGTTCGAAGGGGAGAGCTTCCTGCTGCGGCCCACGGCGCACGAACAGGGGGGAATCGCCGATCTGCTCCAGGCCATGCTGGAAGAACAGAAGGACGGTCAGCTCTGGAGCACCGAATATACGAGACTGCTGCTGCAGCAACTGCTGATTACGCTGGAGCGGATACGGAGGGCGAAGCCGGCCCTGGTCTCACCGGAGCAGAGCGAGGGACAGCGCCGGGTGTACAGTATCATCGAATATCTGGACAACCATTACAGCGAGCGTCTGAGCCTTGGGGGAATTGCCGAGCGGTTCTTCATAAGCGCAACGTATCTGTGCCGGATTTTCAAGCAAACGACCGGCTTCACGATCATCGAGTATCTGAATTATGTGCGCATCCGTGAGGCGAAGGTGCTGCTTACACAGACGGATAGGCCGATAACCCGGGTGGCGGCGGAGGCGGGATTTGAGAGCATTGCGCATTTCGGTCGGAAATTCAAGGCCATTACGGGGCGTTCCCCTCTCCAGTACCGCAAGCAGCACAGGGGGTGA
- a CDS encoding helix-turn-helix transcriptional regulator: protein MIVSEKVGKRIATLRKTKGLSQEQLAELLHVSAQAVSKWETGKSLPETATLPLLSSALNHSIDSILLPQELVVLSAIYTDGQQELDVTQLVNQFVASYRLSLIPGEHLFPHSWNDSRLKLLLVTYETPDGMYSAFVLKDQLLTINIHSNGYVSSSNELQIIAAHYGNEQAHRSVAAKMKHYEHFRWTQFTATHELFPSLIDCGGQDYLLLVYLNAEGIHAVSCAEGEQIHYSRDRSHLSQIRSSRDQCIIEGIPRLGFGRRQDCSWAGAMTLALTARGIETTYEQVMGYSGACWRVAFEPVWDYSAADALVIYDYSIPACKAYGLITRQANRLEPQQRTAEKLAILEDIHQGRLPLAINLRVAPEWGVITGYLAEGDVLLCRSYFDDETFSELEADPEFQAHMRISQGYLYVDQWPYRLLRLGDQSEAPSALENLYASLRVKLESMQAETIANNSTYSVGYKALELWREGLLDYSWYAAADEAAFSRRLSVNHFCMMALADARRCGAAYLRESLPLLHDLQQNAALAEMTEIYEEMAGLLDRYYKEMSDPTVLRTTGAAPRASWTTRQREEQAELLAMIASLEHRGDTLAQTVLSLI from the coding sequence ATGATCGTTAGCGAAAAAGTTGGCAAACGGATTGCTACCCTCCGCAAAACAAAAGGCTTATCCCAGGAACAATTAGCGGAATTACTCCATGTCAGCGCCCAGGCGGTATCCAAATGGGAGACCGGCAAGTCCTTGCCGGAGACGGCCACCCTCCCCCTGTTATCCTCCGCATTGAATCACTCGATTGACAGCATTCTGCTGCCCCAGGAGCTTGTAGTGCTCTCTGCAATCTATACGGATGGACAGCAGGAGCTGGATGTTACCCAGCTTGTGAACCAGTTCGTAGCTTCATACCGCTTAAGCTTAATCCCCGGGGAGCACCTCTTTCCCCACTCATGGAATGACAGCCGCCTGAAGCTGCTGCTTGTTACCTACGAGACCCCTGACGGCATGTATTCGGCCTTTGTGCTGAAGGACCAGCTGCTTACGATAAATATCCATTCGAACGGGTATGTCTCAAGCAGTAATGAGCTGCAGATTATTGCTGCACATTATGGGAATGAACAGGCACACCGCAGCGTTGCGGCCAAAATGAAGCATTACGAGCATTTCCGGTGGACTCAGTTCACCGCCACACATGAGCTGTTTCCCAGTCTGATCGACTGCGGGGGTCAAGACTACCTGCTGCTGGTCTACCTGAATGCCGAAGGTATTCATGCCGTAAGCTGCGCGGAAGGCGAACAGATTCATTACAGCCGGGACCGTAGTCATCTCTCTCAGATCCGCTCCTCCCGGGATCAATGCATCATTGAAGGGATTCCGCGACTGGGCTTCGGACGGCGACAGGATTGCTCCTGGGCAGGGGCCATGACGCTCGCTCTTACCGCCAGAGGCATAGAGACCACCTATGAGCAGGTGATGGGCTATTCGGGAGCCTGCTGGCGAGTGGCTTTTGAACCGGTATGGGATTACAGCGCTGCAGATGCCCTTGTCATCTATGACTACTCTATCCCCGCCTGCAAGGCTTATGGACTAATCACCCGCCAAGCCAACCGGTTAGAGCCGCAGCAGCGCACAGCCGAGAAGCTGGCGATTCTGGAGGATATCCACCAAGGCAGGCTGCCCCTTGCCATTAACCTCAGGGTAGCGCCGGAGTGGGGAGTCATTACAGGATATCTGGCGGAGGGGGATGTGCTGCTGTGCCGCAGTTATTTTGACGATGAGACCTTCAGTGAGCTTGAAGCTGATCCTGAATTCCAGGCTCATATGAGGATAAGCCAAGGGTATCTCTATGTGGATCAATGGCCTTACCGGTTGCTCCGCCTTGGCGATCAGTCAGAAGCCCCGTCTGCGCTTGAGAATCTGTATGCATCGCTCCGCGTTAAGCTCGAATCTATGCAGGCTGAGACCATAGCCAACAACAGCACATATTCTGTAGGATACAAAGCACTGGAGCTATGGAGAGAAGGGCTACTGGATTATTCATGGTATGCCGCAGCGGACGAAGCAGCCTTCAGCCGCAGGTTATCCGTTAATCACTTCTGCATGATGGCCCTGGCAGATGCCCGCCGCTGTGGCGCCGCTTACCTGCGTGAATCCCTGCCGCTGTTGCATGATCTGCAACAAAATGCTGCCTTAGCGGAGATGACTGAGATCTACGAAGAGATGGCTGGTCTGCTGGATAGATACTATAAGGAGATGTCCGACCCGACAGTTCTCCGCACAACCGGCGCTGCCCCCAGAGCCAGTTGGACGACCCGGCAGCGTGAAGAGCAGGCAGAGCTGCTGGCGATGATCGCTTCGCTGGAACATCGGGGAGATACACTTGCACAAACGGTTCTGAGCCTAATCTAA
- a CDS encoding carbohydrate ABC transporter permease — MSTVKATRPLGPASRPRRRIKPVKIASFTALLLTTFLMLLPLFFMVSTSLKSKREMLKFPPTFLPESWAWSNYTDIFETLQFGTLYKNSLIIAGFSVFGTLLSSALVAYGFARYRGRGNNFWFILLLSTMMLPYPAIMIPQFVLFSKMQWIDTFLPLIVPAFFGSAYNIFLLRQFFSTLPEELFDAGRMDGCGELRMWRTIALPLSAPALATVAIFAFIYSWNDLLTPVLYLSSSDKFTLPVGMASLTSSRFRIPPWHLLMVASVLAMVPIVTLFAIAQKQFVEGIVLTGIK; from the coding sequence ATGAGTACTGTTAAGGCCACCCGCCCGCTTGGCCCGGCTTCCCGGCCGCGCCGGAGAATCAAACCCGTTAAGATTGCCAGCTTCACCGCACTGCTCCTTACAACGTTCCTAATGCTGCTGCCGCTGTTCTTCATGGTCTCTACCTCGCTGAAGTCGAAACGGGAGATGCTGAAGTTCCCGCCGACCTTTCTCCCGGAGAGCTGGGCCTGGAGCAATTATACCGATATTTTTGAGACGCTCCAGTTCGGCACACTGTACAAAAACAGCCTGATCATCGCCGGGTTCTCCGTATTCGGCACCCTGCTCTCTTCGGCTCTGGTCGCTTACGGGTTCGCCAGATACCGGGGACGCGGCAACAACTTCTGGTTCATCCTGCTCCTGAGCACGATGATGCTGCCGTATCCGGCGATCATGATTCCGCAGTTCGTCCTGTTCTCCAAAATGCAGTGGATCGACACCTTCCTGCCGCTGATCGTTCCCGCCTTCTTCGGCTCGGCGTATAACATCTTCCTGCTGCGGCAGTTCTTCTCCACGCTGCCTGAGGAGCTGTTCGACGCCGGACGGATGGACGGCTGCGGCGAGCTGAGGATGTGGCGGACCATCGCATTGCCGCTGTCTGCACCGGCGCTGGCAACCGTGGCAATCTTTGCTTTTATCTACAGCTGGAATGATCTGTTGACCCCTGTGCTCTACTTAAGCTCGTCGGACAAATTCACGCTTCCCGTCGGCATGGCCTCCCTCACCTCATCGCGCTTCCGCATTCCGCCGTGGCATCTGCTGATGGTCGCTTCGGTACTGGCTATGGTTCCAATCGTCACCCTGTTCGCCATCGCCCAGAAGCAGTTCGTAGAAGGCATTGTACTGACGGGTATCAAGTAA
- a CDS encoding LacI family DNA-binding transcriptional regulator has translation MKVSIFDVAKKSGLSVVTVSRVLNGATSVRENNRQKVLDAIKELDYRPNAAARSLASGKTGIIGLIVTTLQDSFFDAVVKELNETLALHGYYLAISVSDGIGSGESHYLIQEDRVDGLILLSPIKEDNYIVELKRRGIPYVLIDNQLPENDSYSITIDNFKGGYAAARHLLELGHTSIAHLCGQEMFRSTRERHAGFLQALQEQGLAPFEIVPGEFEIAMGYDTAQRWLAEGKLPGAVFAGDDNIALGVINALMEAGVQVPEEVAVVGYDDHYIASQLHPHLTTMRQPADKIGVAAADMLLRRISGEMKRGSSIRIDPELIVRESTKTKL, from the coding sequence ATGAAAGTAAGTATTTTTGATGTAGCCAAAAAATCAGGGCTGTCCGTGGTTACCGTATCGCGGGTATTAAACGGAGCAACGTCTGTGCGGGAGAACAACCGCCAGAAGGTGCTCGACGCGATCAAGGAGCTCGATTACCGCCCCAATGCAGCAGCCCGCAGTCTGGCCAGCGGCAAGACCGGCATTATCGGCCTGATCGTAACGACCCTGCAGGACTCCTTTTTCGATGCAGTGGTCAAGGAGCTGAATGAAACACTGGCCCTGCATGGATATTATCTGGCCATCTCTGTGTCGGATGGCATTGGCTCCGGCGAGAGCCACTATCTGATCCAGGAAGACCGGGTAGACGGGCTCATCCTGCTCTCCCCGATCAAAGAGGATAATTATATTGTCGAGCTGAAGCGGCGGGGCATTCCCTATGTGCTGATCGACAACCAGCTGCCGGAGAATGACAGCTATTCCATTACCATCGACAACTTCAAAGGCGGGTATGCCGCAGCCCGCCACCTGCTGGAGCTGGGGCATACCTCCATCGCCCATCTCTGCGGGCAGGAGATGTTCCGCAGTACGCGGGAGCGTCACGCGGGCTTCCTGCAAGCGCTGCAGGAGCAGGGCCTCGCCCCGTTCGAAATCGTGCCCGGCGAATTCGAGATCGCTATGGGCTACGACACGGCGCAGCGCTGGCTCGCGGAGGGCAAGCTGCCTGGGGCCGTATTCGCCGGAGATGACAATATCGCCCTCGGGGTGATCAATGCCCTGATGGAGGCGGGCGTACAGGTGCCGGAGGAGGTTGCTGTAGTCGGTTACGACGACCACTATATCGCCTCCCAGCTCCACCCGCATCTGACCACCATGCGCCAGCCGGCGGACAAGATCGGAGTCGCAGCCGCCGACATGCTGCTGCGCAGGATCAGCGGGGAGATGAAGCGCGGCTCCAGTATCCGGATTGATCCGGAGCTTATTGTACGGGAATCCACGAAGACAAAACTCTAG
- a CDS encoding Gfo/Idh/MocA family oxidoreductase: MSKKKYALVGTGGRAEFFYGALVTAYNETSELVAFCDVNQTRMNFANHMLTGKYDYHEVPTYKAEDFDRMITETRPDFVLVTTIDRTHHKYIIRAMELGCDVISEKPMTIDEEKCREIFDAIECTGKNLRVTFNYRYAPHNTKIREVIMDGVLGEILSVNFEWLLNTQHGADYFRRWHRDKRNSGGLLVHKSTHHFDLMNFWLGSQPDTVFAMGDLRFYGRENAEKRGITEFYQRAYGSKAAENDPFALHLDRNEHLKSMYLDAEHEDGYQRDQSVFGDNISIEDTMNVMVKYKNKTVMNYSLNAYMPWEGFIIVFNGTQGRMEVRITEQSYVNSGGKKENEGALEGVSIMIYPHFKEPYRVEFESSSGGHGGGDPVLLSDIFDKKQEDRFNRAASHEDGAMSIMTGIAANRSMKTGQPVKIDDIWKA, translated from the coding sequence TTGTCCAAAAAGAAATATGCACTTGTCGGCACCGGCGGCCGGGCTGAATTTTTCTACGGCGCTCTTGTTACCGCTTACAACGAAACCTCCGAGCTGGTGGCCTTCTGTGATGTCAATCAGACACGGATGAATTTCGCCAATCATATGCTTACAGGCAAATACGATTACCACGAGGTGCCTACGTACAAGGCCGAGGATTTCGACCGGATGATCACCGAGACCCGGCCCGACTTCGTGCTGGTGACTACGATTGACCGGACGCATCACAAGTATATCATCCGCGCGATGGAACTGGGCTGTGATGTCATTTCCGAGAAGCCGATGACAATTGATGAGGAGAAATGCCGGGAGATCTTCGATGCGATCGAGTGCACCGGCAAGAATCTGCGGGTAACCTTCAACTACCGCTACGCGCCGCATAACACGAAGATCCGTGAGGTCATTATGGACGGTGTGCTGGGCGAAATTCTGTCCGTGAACTTCGAATGGCTGCTGAATACCCAGCATGGAGCGGACTATTTCCGCAGATGGCACCGCGACAAGCGGAACAGCGGCGGCCTCTTGGTGCACAAATCGACACATCACTTTGACCTGATGAACTTCTGGCTGGGGTCACAGCCGGACACCGTTTTCGCCATGGGCGACCTGCGCTTCTACGGCAGAGAGAATGCCGAGAAACGGGGCATCACCGAGTTCTACCAGCGTGCCTACGGCAGCAAGGCTGCCGAGAACGACCCGTTCGCGCTACATTTGGACCGTAACGAACATCTGAAGAGCATGTACCTGGATGCTGAACACGAGGACGGGTACCAGCGCGACCAGAGTGTATTCGGGGACAATATCAGCATCGAGGATACCATGAATGTCATGGTCAAATACAAGAACAAGACCGTCATGAACTATTCGCTTAACGCATATATGCCGTGGGAGGGCTTCATCATCGTGTTCAACGGCACACAGGGACGGATGGAAGTCCGGATTACCGAGCAATCCTACGTCAATTCCGGCGGCAAAAAAGAAAACGAAGGCGCGCTGGAAGGCGTCAGCATTATGATCTATCCGCACTTCAAGGAGCCTTACCGCGTAGAGTTCGAGAGCAGCAGCGGTGGACACGGCGGCGGTGATCCGGTGCTGCTGAGCGATATTTTTGACAAAAAGCAGGAGGACCGCTTCAATCGCGCGGCTTCACACGAGGACGGCGCGATGTCGATTATGACTGGCATTGCCGCTAACCGCTCCATGAAGACCGGCCAGCCGGTGAAAATAGACGACATCTGGAAGGCATAG
- a CDS encoding sugar ABC transporter substrate-binding protein, which translates to MKNMMKSKRYALLLATALTVTTVLAGCGGGKSAGNVAAGDSGAGSTGDPGKQVTISHYTIDSEDRTFIEKLIPDFEKAHPNIKVKVEKAPYEQFDSKLQTLIAGGNSPDVTSHYGYGGFAEYYNKDMLLDLTDLIKEDGFKAEDYNIPENLMKIYTVNGHTYGIPVNMYVTLMLYNKDMFDAAGVSYPPSDYEDKNWTFDRMVEDAKKMTLVSDDIAKTQYGVDFTWAERDMRPLYFGAEPYSEDTWTNGGVPSETHFDSPEVIAAYHKLFDLVFKDKVSPTSEWSKSVAGQNGDPFVAGKIGMSIGGSWNLAGANDFPFKVGVAAVPWGGNDKVRSTLYVDPLLILKDSKHPKEAFEWIKYLMTTEVQEKSIELSGGNPPVNTEAAEVYYKHFDGIDPEDVKKVYEGAVKYGYESYNHLITNYSQINDMFINELQPVETGHKTLEEVMPVIQKKVTEIIKR; encoded by the coding sequence ATGAAGAATATGATGAAGAGCAAGAGGTATGCGCTGCTGCTGGCAACAGCCCTGACAGTAACGACAGTCTTGGCGGGCTGTGGCGGCGGCAAGTCGGCAGGCAATGTGGCGGCTGGGGACAGCGGAGCCGGGAGTACCGGCGATCCGGGGAAGCAAGTGACGATATCCCACTATACGATTGACTCCGAGGACCGGACTTTTATCGAGAAGCTGATCCCGGATTTCGAGAAGGCGCACCCGAACATCAAGGTCAAGGTAGAGAAGGCACCGTATGAGCAGTTCGACAGCAAGCTGCAGACACTGATTGCCGGCGGTAATTCCCCGGATGTGACGAGTCATTACGGATACGGCGGCTTTGCCGAATATTATAACAAGGATATGCTGCTGGATCTGACGGACCTCATTAAGGAAGACGGCTTCAAGGCGGAGGACTACAACATCCCCGAGAATCTGATGAAAATCTATACCGTAAACGGTCATACCTACGGCATACCGGTCAATATGTACGTCACCCTGATGCTCTACAACAAGGATATGTTCGATGCTGCAGGCGTGTCCTATCCGCCAAGCGATTACGAGGATAAGAACTGGACGTTTGACCGTATGGTGGAGGATGCCAAGAAGATGACGCTCGTCTCGGACGATATTGCCAAAACACAATACGGCGTCGACTTCACCTGGGCGGAGCGTGATATGCGGCCGCTGTACTTCGGAGCAGAGCCTTACTCTGAAGATACCTGGACCAACGGCGGTGTTCCTTCCGAGACGCATTTCGACTCCCCCGAGGTGATTGCCGCTTACCACAAGCTGTTCGACCTTGTGTTCAAGGATAAGGTGTCCCCGACCTCCGAGTGGAGCAAAAGTGTGGCCGGACAGAACGGCGACCCGTTCGTCGCCGGCAAGATCGGTATGTCGATCGGCGGCTCCTGGAACCTCGCCGGGGCCAATGACTTCCCGTTTAAGGTCGGCGTAGCCGCCGTGCCATGGGGAGGCAATGACAAGGTGCGCAGCACGCTGTACGTCGATCCGCTGCTGATTCTGAAGGATTCGAAGCATCCAAAGGAGGCTTTTGAATGGATCAAATACCTGATGACCACCGAAGTCCAGGAGAAGTCCATCGAGCTGAGCGGCGGCAATCCGCCAGTCAATACGGAAGCGGCTGAGGTGTATTACAAGCATTTTGACGGCATTGATCCGGAGGATGTGAAGAAGGTCTACGAGGGCGCGGTCAAATACGGCTATGAATCCTACAACCATCTGATTACCAACTACTCGCAGATCAACGATATGTTCATTAATGAGCTGCAGCCGGTCGAGACGGGACACAAGACCCTGGAAGAGGTGATGCCGGTGATTCAGAAAAAGGTTACGGAGATCATCAAGCGGTAG